ATCCACGTCAGTTGTCCTATTTGTAGTTTTatgtcattttttcttttattctttgtctTTTCAACAGTCCAGAAAATGGAACATAATTCAACTTACAAAAAACAACCAACACATCAAAAAGAGAACGGAGAATTAAATAACAACACTAATCCAAGTGTGCTCGCATACTTCACAGCTGTCCGACCTTGGTCATTCTCAGCAAGTATGACTCCTGTTATTCTCGGCAATGCATTGACATATAGAGAGCTTGGTAGCATCAATATCACTCTGTTTCTACTGACGGTGCTTTGTGTGGTTTCTATTCACTGTGCTGGTAACTTGACCAATACTTATTTCGATTACCACAATGGAGTTGATCAACACGCATCTGAAGATCAaactttagttaaaaaaatattgaaatctgACGATATCTATAAAATGAGTATACTGGCTTACTTGGTTGGGTGTATATCAtttgtttcaatatttttactttGTCGAGCAACATACAGTGTTTTGGTGACGTTGTTTCTCATTGGTGTAAGTGGGTCTTTCTTTTACACGGGAAGTATCGCGCTAAAATACCACGGTTGCGGTGATGTAACCATTGTTCTGTTATTTGGCCCGCTTTGTGTTTTATCAGCATACGTTGTACAAGCCGGTGTGATGTCATGGCAAGCGGTTTTGTATTCGTTACCGTTGGTCTTTCATACAGAAGCTATCCTTCACGCGAATAATTCACGTGATCGCGAGGATGACAGACGTGCAGGAATAATGACACTGGCTATTGTCATGGGAGAGGACAACTGTCATTTTTTGTTTACGTTGTTATTGTTTGTCCCGTATTtgtgtgttgttgttttgtctGTTTTGTGGTCCATATATTTTCTACTACCTCTTTTATCAGTCAAAATTGCTGTGGACTTAGAGAAGAAATTTCGTTTGAAGAATTGGTCAAATTTAACGCAAGAAACTGCAAAgttaaatttgatttttggACTTCTTTACATCTCAGCATTTGCACTCACATAAAAACTCACCTAAAATTGAATTTTGGTGTGCTTCTACATATATACAGTACTAATTCGCATTAGCACTATTAACAAAAGTTTTCGCATGGTTGTAGTGTCTCAGGGAACAAGAAATTTTCTTCAATGTTATGTCTCTTACAAAATGCGAAAGAATGCGTAGGTTTCCAAGGTCTGCATGTTATTCGTTTTTCTGAAAATAAGGACGAATAATCCTGGTTGTTCATACGGAGATGAACTGGATAATGTTGCAACAATATACctagaatttttttcacatgaTATTAATAAAGATGGCTAATATATATTACtcttgttaataataataataataataataaacataaaGTAGCTACATAAGTTGGAATTATTTTGTAGTCACGATTCCTGATGTGATGTATATTGATACACACGGAACCCGAAGAAAAACCTGATATGTTCAAcaacagggggggggggggggggtgggcaCCGAAAGATTCTTTAGCCGTATATAACACATTTTCTCATCTCCTGTAGAGCCATCTGTAACCCCTCAgtcaacttttttattttcttatatagATATACCACCACCTCACCTTGCTATAGCCGTACGAAAAATACGCACCATCGGCGGTGTATTGATGCATGTGTAATAAACAGCATATTATCGTGCGCAACACaaatttaacaaattaaaagaattgATAAATGAAGATGGCTTGTATTCTTTTATAATTCAATCACTTTCGACAGCTTAGTTATATTGGGTTAAAGTTATACTGTGATAAAGAACCTTAATATAATAAAACCTTACTATTTAGAATTTTCTTCTGATGTAAGTCGCGCTATCTATAACTTTTTGTTCGGTCCATTGAAAGTTCAAGACCAAGCGGAACGTGACCGTATTTTTACGAAAATTATTGCAAGCGCGATGCAATATGTTTTATCGGTAGCGAGGCTCCCGGGGTTTCTTACTTACTTATGTTCCGTCTCGATATAGAACAAAATTAAGAAATTCCAAGGACTTGGTTgtagacaacaacaaaaaattaagatatGACAGTTTTGAGTTTTATCTAAAAACTAGAatataaaattacttaaaaatataaataagatgccatgttaaatttttgaaaaattaaataagaataaaatttcTGATTTTATGGCCTCTTCTTCCGTCATATTGCACATAAATCTTTACAATTAAATTCTAACCTGATGttcaaataagtaaaaaatatagGTCGCTGTAGATGCTACCATTTTTGCTTTGATTAGAATAAGCTCGACATTCCATCCCATATTCTAGCACAATAGACAATGTTTTGAAAAGAAACGAAGTTGCTTTCAAGGATCGATGAAGGAAACCATGATATATCTTGTCCCCTTTGTCGTTTCTAACCCTTCGTGCTGATGTGTTAATCGACCTGGATTGATCAACCCCCAACCGTTCCTTGTGTTCAGCACACTGCAATTATAACGAGTGAAACGCACACCACCGCccttaaaaataaaagcataagTAACATGCCCGCCCTATTGCAgaaaattgatgtaaatcaatTTACAACCAAGTGACACGAATCCAACACTTATATATAAGACAAATATTTTGATAGTTGATACagatattttgcgatatttcttGCGATTGAGTGGTTTTCAGAAGAAAATTACACGaggaataaatgaataaaatctTGTGTTTGCGAACTGAGTGCAAGAATGTTTTTTAAGGTAGTAATGTCTATATAGGCTGTATTCTCAAAAATGAGTCACGCAAATATTATTCCTCCTAAAATAATTCTCTTAAGGGATGTGCACTTGACAAGTTACCTCAAAATCAACTCCCTTGTCATTAAGCGCCATGTTGATAGTCACTGTTGACGCATCATGATGAGGACGAAGGTAAAACTGACCAGTAGGTGTGTACTTCACAACGAAATTCATAATGGCTTTCGActaaaaatatgaaagaaaCATTCTGATAAGTTGTTCAAAAATAGACTAAACTAAGGACAAAAATTgttgcaaattaaaaaaaaaaaaaattaacatttattgCGTTTTGACGACAAAATGATTTTGCGGTATACATTTTACGATTTGATGAATTTCTTTTGACATTAATCAATGGACAGTTaagataaaaatttattcgtatggattactttttttaaattttgcgatATTAGTTATTGCGACTCACGAATTTAAATTGTATTTGCGATACATTACATTTTGAAGCAAAACCTGCAATGATTTGTGACCTTACGATAATCTAagatcagaaaaagaaaaatcagtTTTCACTGACTTACGTCTGGATAATAACCATCGAAATAACGTGTTACCATCTTGGATACATAATCTTTAAGCATGGTGAGCCATTGTTTTTCAAAACCAATCTACATAAAAAAGCAAAGTGTAAACTATGTCTTAGTCAAATCATAATCTGGTCCAAAGGTGAGTGCAAAAACATTGTAACATTGTTTTTTGGcgcattttgcttttttacacTTTCAATATAGGAAAGACAAGAACACTAAAATAGGAAGCGTCGGTGAGAGTTAAATCTTACTCATACGCAGGAGATTGTTACCTGATTCATATGGATATCCACAGTTGGAACATTTTCATAACCACCTGAGATTCTATCGTcctaaaagagacaattgataTGTTATAAACATTCAAAATGAGTGAATGCTTTACTATCTCCCAATGGTTCCTACCTTGTTTTTACCTCCAGACCACTTCCCGTAGTGTTCACACTCCTGGATTAAGAAATTATAGAAATTGTGTCACAAGATGTATCATAAATTTCGatatgtaaaaaatgtttggtgCGAAGGGGTTCATGTTACCTCAATAAGATTTTTTGTAAAGTTTCTTGTAGTGAATGGAAACCAATACACATCAGGACAAGGCTAAATAAATATCAGATTATAAAATATAGATTTTCATTTTTTCGTAGCTAAacgtaaaaattaaaactggtgACCACATACTCATTTTAAAACAATTGAAAAATGTGTTTGCTTACTTACTTGAATTGGTTCTGAATTTGGATCGAGAAAATTATGAAATTCAggatgtaaatatttttcttcccaatcctaaaataattatttaagtgTTAAGAAAGTCAGTGTCGCTTATTATTTAGGTATTTGAGTGAAGATTGCTCGCGGGAggaaattttcaatattttttctagTACAGAAATCaaccttcttttaaaatatacgTCCAGTCAAAATTGGACCATCAATTGTAACTCCTATATTTGAAAGAGGCGCCTGTCTTTATAAAGTTCTGTGTCACTTCTCACTTGTTTTAaccgtttaaaataaaatt
This is a stretch of genomic DNA from Hydractinia symbiolongicarpus strain clone_291-10 chromosome 9, HSymV2.1, whole genome shotgun sequence. It encodes these proteins:
- the LOC130656163 gene encoding ubiA prenyltransferase domain-containing protein 1-like codes for the protein MSFFLLFFVFSTVQKMEHNSTYKKQPTHQKENGELNNNTNPSVLAYFTAVRPWSFSASMTPVILGNALTYRELGSINITLFLLTVLCVVSIHCAGNLTNTYFDYHNGVDQHASEDQTLVKKILKSDDIYKMSILAYLVGCISFVSIFLLCRATYSVLVTLFLIGVSGSFFYTGSIALKYHGCGDVTIVLLFGPLCVLSAYVVQAGVMSWQAVLYSLPLVFHTEAILHANNSRDREDDRRAGIMTLAIVMGEDNCHFLFTLLLFVPYLCVVVLSVLWSIYFLLPLLSVKIAVDLEKKFRLKNWSNLTQETAKLNLIFGLLYISAFALT